The genomic DNA TCCCAGGCGTAGGCCAAAAACGTCGCCCCTGCGATGTTGCCCGCTCCCACCACCCAGAAGAGCACCTGTCCCTCCATGGCGCGGTACATCCAGCCCGTTTCGCAGCCGCCGGCGAGAACGATGCCCAGTCCGAACAGAAGCCCGCCCAGCGCCGTGCTGGGGGCGGCCACTTTGATGATCGGCGCCATCCCGGACTGGATGAGCCAAAAGGTCAGCACCACCGACAGCATCATCCCCACGGCCAGGGCCTTGGTCATCACGGCGCGCCCGCTGACCCAGAGGTCCCGAAAGGCGGAGGTGAAGCAGATCTGCCCCCGCTCGATCAGGATCCCGAAGCCGGCTCCGAACAGGGCGGCCACGGCCAGCAGCGGTTTCCCCGCAAGGAGGTAGTGGACGACAATGGCGGCGAAGACGATCAACACCAGCAACCCCAGCACGGGCTGCCATGTCCTCCGCGACGCCTTCTTCCCTGGCAGGGCGCTTTTTCCCGCCGAAACGCGCTTCAGATTGGGCTTTCCCCTCCACCAGGAGGTCTGCACCACTTTGACGCCGAGGTAGGTCCCCGCCGCCGTAAACACCATGAAGATCCACGAATGGAAGGAAAACTGCGGTACACCGGTGAAAAAGGCCGCCAGGTTGCAGCCCAGCGCCATCCTCGCTCCGAACCCCGCGATCGCTCCGCCGATGAACCCCTGCACGAGGCGGCGCTTCAACTGCGGAACGCGAAGCTTGAAATGATTGCCCAACAAGACGGTGATCAGCGCACCGAACAACATGCCGAAAACGATCCAGCCGTCGGTGCGCATCCAGGGAATTCCCTCCATCTTCACCATCTCAAAATAGGCCCAG from Planifilum fimeticola includes the following:
- the yedE gene encoding selenium metabolism membrane protein YedE/FdhT, yielding MPKGLYHKLFGTYWNPYLAVGLAGVLSALYFGATGTVWAVTGEFTRFGGHLLEGMGVDISRWAYFEMVKMEGIPWMRTDGWIVFGMLFGALITVLLGNHFKLRVPQLKRRLVQGFIGGAIAGFGARMALGCNLAAFFTGVPQFSFHSWIFMVFTAAGTYLGVKVVQTSWWRGKPNLKRVSAGKSALPGKKASRRTWQPVLGLLVLIVFAAIVVHYLLAGKPLLAVAALFGAGFGILIERGQICFTSAFRDLWVSGRAVMTKALAVGMMLSVVLTFWLIQSGMAPIIKVAAPSTALGGLLFGLGIVLAGGCETGWMYRAMEGQVLFWVVGAGNIAGATFLAYAWDHLGLYDALTKGFAPINLLEEWGSWGALFGTLAMLLCWFLLASWWEKFYRFGRGLQVEKPRLVPGKAAGKHQ